Proteins encoded together in one Streptomyces sp. TLI_171 window:
- a CDS encoding ATP-binding protein, with protein MTPSRGTLDGDRPNPGPSLPPGGQRRRLRLAGVPRPVARARAFTAEALADWSWSTPPDPDLAEDVVLLVAELVGNAMLHAGGPLELVLDATPARLRIEVSDPSSTLPTLRTPHHPGLPGGHGLYIVQRTADRWGSDLHEQGKSIWAEIDATRLLA; from the coding sequence GTGACACCCAGCCGGGGAACCCTCGACGGCGACCGCCCGAACCCCGGGCCCTCGCTGCCGCCCGGCGGTCAGCGCCGTCGGCTGCGACTGGCCGGAGTCCCCCGCCCGGTGGCACGCGCCCGGGCCTTCACCGCCGAGGCCCTGGCCGACTGGTCCTGGTCCACGCCGCCCGACCCCGACCTCGCGGAGGACGTCGTCCTGCTGGTCGCCGAACTCGTCGGCAACGCGATGCTGCACGCCGGCGGCCCGCTCGAACTCGTCCTGGACGCCACCCCGGCCCGCCTGCGCATCGAGGTCAGCGACCCCTCGTCCACCCTCCCCACCCTGCGCACCCCGCACCATCCCGGCCTCCCCGGCGGCCACGGCCTCTACATCGTGCAGCGCACCGCCGACCGCTGGGGCTCCGACCTGCACGAGCAGGGCAAGTCCATCTGGGCCGAGATCGACGCCACGCGCCTGCTCGCGTAA
- a CDS encoding glycosyl hydrolase family 28-related protein, with protein sequence MTKDESGRTGTDRLRRRALLTGAVAGVAGATVAATSGPAAAVGTAGGASDWFNVKDYGALGNGGADDTAAVQGALDAAATAGGGTVYFPAGKYLVKPNGSTPALTVGGNCIRLVGAGSKASVLVKGADGILLRISGAGPDNSGATHRRYCAVEDLGCNGNGKPGLVLELYYNDNTVVRDVYITSNPDICIDGVELWDSRFTNLVVESSTGAPFTAKPNMWLRNASAASGWGSSVDNTNQVHLVGCRFEAFGTGALWITAGNSNNPNGIHLTDCKFETSQMQGGPHLKVDASSKHVHARNIYCYAGNFAAGTTATPQNIIAWAGVASSLENVLIANGGVATVNSGIDLYAGPGTTAVLRDVVGLYGTAPTGHHVYYETSSTGDFRLENTYANTGSQGGNTVPAGNAPNPPLRLVNGPVTDASFTHPPANGTLAVDTANQRLYVRVGGAWKWSALNS encoded by the coding sequence ATGACCAAGGACGAGAGCGGCCGCACCGGCACGGACCGGCTCCGCCGCCGGGCGCTGCTGACCGGCGCGGTGGCGGGCGTCGCGGGGGCGACCGTGGCCGCGACCAGCGGCCCGGCGGCCGCGGTCGGCACCGCGGGCGGGGCGAGCGACTGGTTCAACGTCAAGGACTACGGCGCGCTCGGCAACGGCGGCGCCGACGACACCGCCGCCGTCCAGGGCGCCCTGGACGCGGCTGCCACGGCCGGCGGCGGCACGGTGTACTTCCCGGCCGGCAAGTACCTGGTGAAGCCGAACGGCAGCACCCCCGCACTCACCGTCGGCGGCAACTGCATCCGGCTGGTCGGCGCGGGCAGCAAGGCGTCCGTGCTGGTGAAGGGCGCGGACGGCATCCTGCTCCGGATCTCCGGCGCCGGCCCGGACAACTCCGGTGCCACCCACCGTCGCTACTGCGCGGTGGAGGACCTCGGCTGCAACGGCAACGGCAAGCCCGGCCTGGTGCTGGAGCTGTACTACAACGACAACACCGTGGTCCGGGACGTCTACATCACCAGCAACCCGGACATCTGCATCGACGGCGTGGAACTCTGGGACTCGCGCTTCACCAACCTGGTGGTGGAGTCCAGCACCGGCGCGCCGTTCACCGCCAAGCCCAACATGTGGCTGCGCAACGCCTCCGCGGCCTCCGGCTGGGGGTCCAGCGTCGACAACACCAACCAGGTGCACCTGGTCGGCTGCCGGTTCGAGGCCTTCGGCACCGGCGCGCTCTGGATCACCGCGGGCAACTCCAACAACCCGAACGGCATCCACCTCACCGACTGCAAGTTCGAGACCTCGCAGATGCAGGGCGGCCCGCACCTGAAGGTCGACGCCTCCAGCAAGCACGTGCACGCCCGCAACATCTACTGCTACGCGGGCAACTTCGCCGCCGGGACCACCGCGACCCCGCAGAACATCATCGCCTGGGCGGGCGTCGCCTCCAGCCTGGAGAACGTGCTGATCGCCAACGGGGGCGTCGCCACCGTCAATTCGGGCATCGACCTGTACGCGGGGCCGGGCACCACGGCCGTGCTGCGCGATGTGGTCGGCCTCTACGGCACCGCGCCCACCGGTCACCACGTCTACTACGAGACCAGCAGCACCGGCGACTTCCGGTTGGAGAACACCTACGCCAACACCGGCAGCCAGGGCGGCAACACGGTACCCGCCGGCAACGCCCCCAACCCGCCGCTGCGCCTGGTCAACGGCCCCGTCACGGACGCCTCCTTCACCCACCCGCCCGCGAACGGCACCCTCGCCGTCGACACCGCCAACCAGCGGCTCTACGTCCGCGTGGGCGGCGCGTGGAAGTGGTCCGCCCTCAACTCCTGA
- a CDS encoding cellulase family glycosylhydrolase, which yields MRLLLRRRLSRRLAGCAAALAAALAATLTAPAVPAAHAAASAAGTTATASAATTAGAGYWHTSGRQILDEAGTPVRIAGINWFGFETSNYVAHGLWSRDYKSMIDQMKSLGYNTIRLPYSDDIFKGTAPASINTSGGMNADLVGLNSLGVMDKLVNYAGSIGMKVILDRHRPDSGGQSALWYTSAVPESTWLANLKSIAARYAGNSAVVGIDLHNEPHDPACWGCGDTATDWRLAAQRGGEAVLSANSKLLIFVEGVQSFNGSSYWWGGNLQGAGQYPVQLSVANRVVYSAHDYATSVAQQTWFSDPSFPSNMPGVWDKNWGYLFNQNIAPVWVGEFGTTLQSTVDQAWLKALVQYLRPTATAGADSFQWTFWSWNPNSGDTGGILNDDWTTVNSVKDGYLASVKAPGFGSGTPGGSGDVQAPSVPGGLTVTGTTASSVSLSWTASTDDTAVTGYDVYRGGTKVASVTGTSFSDSGLTAATTYSYSVRAKDAAGNVSAASAAVSATTSAGSGTSAGCSAAISLNDWGSGLTATVTVTNTGTAPTKSWQVVWAWPTSIQLSGSWSANVTRSGQTITATNLSYNGALAANASTSFGVQATRTDASAAATATAVCTATS from the coding sequence ATGCGCCTCCTCCTGCGCCGGCGCCTGTCGCGCCGGCTGGCGGGCTGCGCGGCCGCGCTGGCCGCCGCACTCGCCGCCACCCTGACCGCCCCGGCGGTCCCGGCGGCCCACGCCGCCGCCTCCGCCGCCGGCACCACGGCGACGGCTTCCGCCGCGACCACCGCGGGTGCCGGTTACTGGCACACCAGCGGCCGCCAGATCCTCGACGAGGCCGGGACCCCGGTGCGGATCGCCGGCATCAACTGGTTCGGCTTCGAGACCTCCAACTACGTGGCCCACGGCCTGTGGAGCCGCGACTACAAGTCGATGATCGACCAGATGAAGTCGCTGGGCTACAACACCATCCGGTTGCCGTACAGCGACGACATCTTCAAGGGCACCGCCCCGGCCAGCATCAACACCTCGGGCGGGATGAACGCCGACCTGGTCGGCCTCAACTCGCTCGGCGTGATGGACAAACTCGTCAACTACGCCGGCAGCATCGGCATGAAGGTCATCCTGGACCGCCACCGCCCGGACTCCGGCGGGCAGTCCGCGCTCTGGTACACCTCGGCGGTGCCCGAGTCGACCTGGCTGGCGAACCTCAAGTCGATCGCCGCCCGGTACGCCGGCAACTCCGCGGTGGTCGGCATCGACCTGCACAACGAGCCCCACGACCCGGCGTGCTGGGGCTGCGGCGACACCGCCACCGACTGGCGCCTGGCGGCGCAGCGCGGCGGCGAGGCGGTGCTGTCCGCCAACTCGAAGCTGCTGATCTTCGTCGAGGGCGTGCAGAGCTTCAACGGCAGCTCCTACTGGTGGGGCGGCAACCTGCAGGGAGCCGGGCAGTACCCGGTCCAACTGAGCGTCGCCAACCGGGTGGTGTACTCGGCGCACGACTACGCGACCAGCGTCGCCCAGCAGACCTGGTTCTCCGACCCGAGCTTCCCGTCGAACATGCCGGGCGTCTGGGACAAGAACTGGGGCTACCTGTTCAACCAGAACATCGCGCCGGTCTGGGTCGGCGAGTTCGGCACCACGCTGCAGTCGACGGTCGACCAGGCCTGGTTGAAGGCGCTGGTGCAGTACCTGCGCCCGACGGCGACGGCCGGCGCGGACTCCTTCCAGTGGACGTTCTGGTCGTGGAACCCCAACTCCGGTGACACCGGCGGCATTCTGAACGACGACTGGACGACGGTGAACTCCGTCAAGGACGGCTACCTGGCGTCGGTCAAGGCGCCCGGGTTCGGCTCCGGCACCCCGGGCGGCAGCGGTGACGTCCAGGCCCCGTCCGTGCCGGGCGGGTTGACCGTCACGGGCACCACGGCGAGCAGCGTGTCGCTGTCCTGGACGGCGTCCACCGACGACACCGCGGTGACCGGCTACGACGTCTACCGGGGCGGGACGAAGGTGGCTTCCGTCACCGGAACCTCGTTCAGCGACAGCGGGTTGACCGCGGCGACCACGTACAGCTACTCGGTGCGGGCGAAGGACGCGGCGGGCAACGTGTCGGCGGCCTCGGCTGCCGTCTCGGCGACCACTTCGGCGGGCAGCGGCACCAGCGCCGGGTGTTCCGCGGCGATCAGCCTGAACGACTGGGGCAGCGGCCTGACCGCGACGGTGACCGTCACCAACACCGGCACCGCGCCCACGAAGAGCTGGCAGGTGGTCTGGGCGTGGCCCACCAGCATCCAGCTCAGCGGGAGTTGGAGTGCGAACGTGACCCGCAGCGGGCAGACGATCACGGCCACCAACCTCAGCTACAACGGGGCGCTGGCGGCGAACGCGTCGACCAGCTTCGGTGTCCAGGCGACCCGGACGGACGCCTCCGCGGCGGCGACGGCCACCGCGGTCTGCACCGCCACCTCCTGA
- a CDS encoding RNA polymerase sigma factor SigF, with product MPVPTDELLLTATTEAGSVPFGAPSPATAVPAPRSAADLGLGEELGIDPDALADPAHTTPADAREMTRVLLRRLAGLEEGTREYSYVRSTLIELNLTLVRFAIRRFGHSKEPYEDLLQVGSVGLIKAIDRFDPTLGVEFTTYAVPTIVGEIRRHFRDTTWSVHVPRRLQELRLDLAKAQDALAQTLDREPTVTDLAEHLSITEEEVIEGLAAANAHTAGSLDLTSPGEGDGQQPGERLGRVDNRFALVENLVALKPLIAALPERERLILSMRFTEDLTQSQIGERLGLSQMHVSRLLSRTLARLRTGLAATD from the coding sequence ATGCCTGTGCCCACTGATGAACTTCTCCTGACCGCAACCACCGAGGCGGGCTCCGTCCCGTTCGGAGCGCCCTCGCCGGCGACCGCGGTCCCGGCGCCCCGGAGCGCCGCGGACCTCGGGCTCGGCGAGGAGCTCGGCATCGACCCGGACGCACTCGCCGACCCCGCGCACACCACGCCCGCCGACGCCCGCGAGATGACCCGGGTGCTGCTGCGCCGGCTGGCCGGCCTGGAGGAGGGCACCCGCGAGTACTCGTACGTCCGCTCCACCCTGATCGAGCTGAACCTGACCCTGGTCCGGTTCGCGATCCGCCGCTTCGGCCACTCCAAGGAGCCGTACGAGGACCTGCTGCAGGTCGGCTCGGTCGGCCTGATCAAGGCCATCGACCGGTTCGACCCGACGCTGGGCGTGGAGTTCACCACGTACGCGGTGCCCACCATCGTGGGCGAGATACGGCGCCACTTCCGCGACACCACCTGGTCCGTGCACGTGCCGCGCCGGCTCCAGGAGCTGCGCCTCGACCTGGCGAAGGCGCAGGACGCGCTCGCCCAGACGCTGGACCGCGAGCCGACCGTCACCGACCTCGCCGAGCACCTGTCGATCACCGAGGAGGAGGTGATCGAGGGCCTGGCCGCCGCGAACGCGCACACCGCCGGGTCCCTCGACCTGACCTCTCCCGGCGAGGGCGACGGGCAGCAGCCCGGTGAGCGGCTCGGCCGGGTCGACAACCGCTTCGCGCTGGTGGAGAACCTGGTCGCGCTCAAGCCGCTGATCGCCGCCCTCCCGGAGCGGGAGCGGCTGATCCTGTCCATGCGGTTCACCGAGGACCTCACGCAGTCGCAGATCGGCGAGCGTCTGGGCCTGTCCCAGATGCACGTGTCCCGGTTGCTCTCGCGCACCCTGGCCCGGCTGCGCACCGGCCTCGCCGCGACGGACTGA
- a CDS encoding WhiB family transcriptional regulator, whose protein sequence is MTVISRLPGAVEEEWDWQLSGACRAADSGLFFHPAGERGQAHDDRDRAAKAVCARCPVRERCLMHALATRERYGVWGGCTEEERQHLLRRRRRNRGRVGEVSSSDR, encoded by the coding sequence ATGACCGTGATCTCGCGCCTGCCCGGGGCCGTCGAGGAGGAGTGGGACTGGCAGCTGAGCGGCGCCTGCCGCGCAGCCGACTCCGGCCTGTTCTTCCACCCCGCGGGGGAACGCGGACAGGCCCACGACGACCGCGACCGGGCGGCCAAGGCGGTGTGCGCCCGCTGCCCCGTCCGGGAGCGGTGCCTGATGCACGCCCTCGCCACCCGGGAACGGTACGGCGTGTGGGGCGGCTGCACCGAGGAGGAGCGCCAGCACCTGCTGCGCAGGCGGCGGCGCAACCGGGGCCGGGTGGGGGAGGTCAGCTCTTCAGACCGGTGA
- a CDS encoding MarR family winged helix-turn-helix transcriptional regulator gives MDSAKDTGGASGTGGASGAGGAPGVDGVRLLRLGKRLTELGRRLVTDHASATLTPGEIAVISDVYQHPGTSVQDIRARTGFAQSHVSTSVARLRERGVLDAAPDPSDGRRTLLSASDLARAYIRARATRPAEPVIAGAVRDPAQAHRVAELVDELAALLLP, from the coding sequence ATGGACAGCGCGAAGGACACGGGCGGCGCGAGCGGAACCGGCGGCGCGAGCGGGGCGGGCGGCGCGCCCGGCGTCGACGGGGTGCGGCTGCTGCGGCTGGGCAAGCGGCTCACCGAGCTCGGCCGCCGGCTGGTCACCGACCACGCCTCGGCGACCCTGACCCCGGGCGAGATTGCGGTCATCTCGGACGTGTACCAGCACCCCGGCACCTCGGTGCAGGACATCCGGGCCCGCACCGGCTTCGCGCAGAGCCACGTCTCCACCTCGGTCGCCCGTCTGCGCGAACGCGGTGTGCTGGACGCCGCCCCCGACCCGTCCGACGGCCGGCGCACCCTGCTGTCCGCGTCCGACCTGGCCCGCGCCTACATCCGCGCCCGCGCCACCCGCCCGGCCGAGCCGGTCATCGCCGGGGCCGTCCGCGACCCCGCGCAGGCCCACCGGGTGGCCGAACTGGTCGACGAGCTCGCCGCCCTGCTGCTGCCCTGA
- a CDS encoding oxygenase MpaB family protein → MTGAWRRPVEALRLRLLREINSTVHGADLHLERYDRPPGDPGLFGPNSVVWQVHGHPAGMLVGGFAALMLQSLHPVAMRAVAEHSDYRTDPTGRLHRTARFVSTTTLGSSAAAEAAIAAVRRIHGHVRGFDTAGRPYRADDPALLCWVHTAETACFLAGHQVFAGGRQAGPGEGGGGAEGRRGPGRLSGPQCDEYLAEVALIGELLGAHEVPDSRAGLARYLARVRRELRVTPEAREAVALLRGFGRTRRERLAVHVLTNAAVGLLPGWARRELGIHRPWVVRRLWDRPLARALGAAMVWACGLSPIRAAAEARARAKPAARAVRG, encoded by the coding sequence GTGACAGGCGCGTGGCGGCGGCCGGTGGAGGCACTGCGGCTCAGGCTGCTCCGGGAGATCAACTCGACGGTGCACGGGGCGGATCTGCACCTCGAACGCTACGACCGGCCGCCCGGCGACCCCGGCCTGTTCGGCCCGAACAGCGTGGTGTGGCAGGTGCACGGGCACCCCGCGGGCATGCTCGTCGGCGGCTTCGCCGCGCTGATGCTCCAGTCGCTGCACCCCGTCGCGATGCGGGCCGTCGCCGAACACTCCGACTACCGCACCGACCCCACCGGCCGGCTCCACCGCACCGCCCGGTTCGTCTCCACCACCACGCTCGGCTCCTCCGCCGCCGCGGAGGCCGCGATAGCCGCCGTCCGCCGCATCCACGGACACGTCCGCGGCTTCGACACCGCCGGCCGGCCCTACCGGGCCGACGATCCCGCGCTGCTCTGCTGGGTGCACACCGCGGAAACGGCCTGCTTCCTGGCGGGCCATCAGGTCTTCGCGGGCGGCCGGCAGGCCGGTCCGGGTGAGGGCGGTGGCGGCGCCGAGGGCCGGCGCGGGCCTGGGCGGCTGAGCGGCCCGCAGTGCGACGAGTACCTCGCGGAGGTCGCGCTGATCGGCGAACTGCTGGGCGCGCACGAGGTGCCGGACTCCCGGGCCGGGCTGGCCCGGTACCTGGCGCGGGTCCGCCGCGAACTGCGGGTCACCCCCGAGGCGCGGGAGGCCGTCGCCCTGCTGCGCGGCTTCGGACGGACCCGCCGTGAGCGGCTCGCGGTGCACGTGCTCACCAACGCGGCGGTCGGCCTGCTGCCGGGTTGGGCGCGCCGCGAACTCGGCATCCACCGCCCGTGGGTCGTCCGCCGACTCTGGGACCGGCCGCTGGCCCGCGCGCTCGGCGCAGCCATGGTGTGGGCCTGCGGCCTGTCCCCGATCCGCGCCGCCGCCGAGGCCCGGGCCCGCGCGAAGCCCGCAGCCCGGGCGGTGCGCGGCTGA
- a CDS encoding cyclase, with translation MGRIEESVEVDAPLGAVYREWTGYQPIPACMRGGAARGAAATEVMPPDRIAWSGGPDLPGHSGVVTFHRVTDSTTRVMLQLDTEPHGLWDHLVEGLGFTDRKVIDELAAFKAHVEGHRPHLAA, from the coding sequence ATGGGCCGGATCGAGGAATCCGTGGAGGTCGACGCGCCGCTCGGCGCGGTCTACCGGGAGTGGACCGGCTACCAGCCGATACCCGCTTGCATGCGGGGCGGCGCCGCGCGCGGCGCCGCCGCCACCGAGGTGATGCCGCCCGACCGGATCGCCTGGAGCGGCGGTCCCGACCTGCCCGGGCACTCCGGGGTGGTCACGTTCCACCGCGTCACCGACAGCACCACCCGGGTGATGCTGCAGCTCGACACCGAACCCCACGGCCTGTGGGACCACCTGGTGGAGGGCCTCGGCTTCACCGACCGCAAGGTCATCGACGAACTCGCGGCCTTCAAGGCGCACGTCGAGGGCCACCGCCCGCACCTGGCCGCCTGA
- a CDS encoding SAM-dependent methyltransferase, translated as MTTDRTDRSGGDAARPDEQLSPVSRTALAVAGVRAYESAQPAPLFTDPYALAFLAAAGGPRPTGAPAGPFAQRLLVHGILRTRHYDDRLLAAGTRQVVVLAAGLDTRAHRLPWPDGTRLFELDLPPVLAFKERVLAEQGARPRCARTAVPADLTDPRWPELLRAAGFDPGQPTAWLAEGLLVYLDAEQAARLLTTVGELSAPASRLLLEQGRDVTGTPTEEGLTEMTALWRGGLGPGTGAWLDAHGWTTGFTALTDLAATLGRPLPPAGGPAGTGFLEARRG; from the coding sequence ATGACGACCGACAGGACCGACCGGTCCGGCGGCGACGCCGCACGCCCGGACGAGCAGTTGAGCCCCGTGTCCCGCACCGCCCTCGCGGTGGCCGGGGTCCGCGCCTACGAGAGCGCCCAGCCCGCCCCGCTGTTCACCGACCCGTACGCCCTCGCCTTCCTCGCCGCCGCCGGCGGACCCCGACCCACCGGCGCACCGGCCGGCCCCTTCGCGCAGCGGCTGCTGGTGCACGGCATCCTGCGCACCCGCCACTACGACGACCGGCTGCTCGCCGCCGGCACCCGCCAGGTCGTGGTGCTCGCCGCCGGGCTCGACACCCGCGCCCACCGGCTGCCCTGGCCGGACGGCACCCGCCTGTTCGAGCTCGACCTCCCGCCCGTGCTCGCCTTCAAGGAACGGGTCCTCGCCGAACAGGGCGCCCGCCCCCGCTGCGCCCGCACCGCCGTGCCCGCCGACCTCACCGACCCGCGCTGGCCCGAGCTGCTCCGCGCGGCCGGCTTCGACCCGGGGCAGCCCACCGCCTGGCTCGCCGAGGGCCTGCTGGTCTACCTCGACGCCGAGCAGGCCGCCCGACTGCTCACCACCGTGGGCGAGTTGTCCGCCCCGGCCAGCCGGCTGCTGCTGGAGCAGGGCCGCGACGTCACCGGCACGCCCACCGAGGAGGGCCTCACCGAGATGACCGCGCTCTGGCGCGGCGGCCTCGGACCCGGCACCGGCGCCTGGCTGGACGCGCACGGCTGGACCACCGGGTTCACCGCCCTCACCGACCTCGCCGCGACCCTCGGTCGCCCCCTTCCACCGGCCGGCGGGCCCGCCGGCACCGGCTTCCTGGAGGCCCGCCGCGGCTGA
- a CDS encoding FAD-dependent monooxygenase, producing the protein MTSTPHPHAVVIGAGIGGLTAALALHRRGVPVTVHERSAGLEPVGAGLALAPNALRALDALGVGARLRALAVTHPAVGLRRPSGRWLARTDTGAVEAYFGDPVLAVARAELIAALVEALPPGTVRTSSPAVLADHGTAQRPATVTTPDGEQRAALVVAADGLRSATRAALFPHHPGPRYSGFTTWRTVIDAPERPPAAVGEVWGRGALTGVVPLAAGRVYLYAAALAPAGGRAADGDEHAELLRRFGGWCAPVPELLRRTAPERVLRHDVWALTDPLPAFHRGRVALLGDAAHAMSPFQGQGACQAIEDALVLASVNHPADAAADRPTGLAAYSAARLPRTSRIVAGSRTMGRLVAVRSGPGTALRDGLLALAGHLPPRALLSRSAETYNWTPPQL; encoded by the coding sequence ATGACATCAACTCCCCACCCGCACGCGGTCGTCATCGGCGCCGGCATCGGTGGCCTGACCGCCGCCCTCGCCCTGCACCGGCGCGGCGTCCCCGTCACCGTCCACGAGCGCTCGGCCGGCCTGGAACCCGTCGGCGCGGGCCTCGCCCTCGCCCCGAACGCCTTGCGCGCCCTGGACGCGCTCGGCGTCGGGGCACGTCTGCGCGCACTCGCCGTCACGCACCCCGCGGTCGGCCTCCGCCGGCCGTCCGGACGCTGGCTGGCCCGCACCGACACCGGCGCGGTCGAGGCGTACTTCGGCGACCCGGTGCTGGCCGTGGCCCGAGCCGAGCTGATCGCCGCGCTGGTGGAAGCCCTCCCGCCCGGCACCGTCCGCACCTCCTCGCCCGCGGTCCTCGCCGACCACGGCACCGCACAGCGACCCGCCACCGTCACCACGCCCGACGGCGAGCAACGGGCCGCCCTGGTAGTCGCCGCCGACGGCCTCCGGTCCGCGACCCGGGCCGCACTCTTCCCGCACCACCCCGGGCCCCGCTACTCGGGGTTCACCACCTGGCGCACCGTCATCGACGCGCCCGAGCGGCCCCCGGCCGCCGTCGGCGAGGTATGGGGACGCGGGGCCCTCACCGGTGTGGTGCCGCTCGCCGCCGGACGGGTCTACCTGTACGCGGCCGCCCTCGCCCCGGCCGGCGGGCGCGCCGCCGACGGTGACGAGCACGCCGAGCTGCTGCGCCGGTTCGGCGGCTGGTGCGCGCCCGTTCCCGAACTTCTGCGCCGCACCGCACCGGAGCGGGTGCTGCGCCACGACGTGTGGGCACTCACCGACCCGCTGCCCGCCTTCCACCGCGGCCGGGTCGCGCTGCTCGGCGACGCCGCCCACGCGATGTCCCCGTTCCAGGGCCAGGGCGCCTGCCAGGCCATCGAGGACGCCCTGGTGCTGGCCTCCGTCAACCACCCCGCCGACGCGGCCGCCGACCGCCCCACCGGGCTCGCGGCGTACTCCGCCGCCCGCCTGCCCCGGACGTCACGGATCGTGGCGGGCTCCCGGACGATGGGCCGCCTGGTGGCCGTCCGCTCCGGTCCGGGCACGGCGCTCCGCGACGGACTGCTCGCGCTGGCCGGACACCTGCCGCCCCGCGCCCTGCTGAGCCGCTCCGCCGAGACCTACAACTGGACTCCTCCACAACTCTGA
- a CDS encoding SsgA family sporulation/cell division regulator encodes MGPVIERITLHLLALDGTTVALDTDWCYRPEDPYAVRLDFGPETDGACWVLSRELLMAAPHGPVGDGDIHLAPLGDGRLCLVLGARAGMVMLSVGTAELEAFLAATAELVPPGTESERIDWEGGLASLLSA; translated from the coding sequence ATGGGACCCGTCATCGAGCGGATCACCCTGCACCTGCTCGCCCTCGACGGCACCACCGTCGCCCTCGACACGGACTGGTGCTACCGGCCCGAGGACCCGTACGCGGTCCGGCTCGACTTCGGGCCGGAGACCGACGGCGCGTGCTGGGTGCTCTCCCGCGAACTGCTGATGGCCGCGCCGCACGGCCCGGTCGGCGACGGGGACATCCACCTGGCGCCGCTGGGCGACGGCCGGCTGTGCCTGGTGCTCGGCGCCCGCGCCGGGATGGTGATGCTGAGCGTCGGCACCGCCGAGCTGGAGGCGTTCCTGGCCGCCACCGCGGAGTTGGTGCCCCCCGGCACCGAGTCCGAACGGATCGACTGGGAGGGCGGGCTGGCGTCGCTGCTGTCCGCGTGA
- a CDS encoding STAS domain-containing protein has translation MPVAPLGVEVRHTPSRAAVCALVGDLDIESLGPAREALDRLVAERPPALVVDLGQVDFCDSSGLNLLLQTRMAAADVDLAFHLAALSGPVRHLLELTGAKAVFTIYDTVDEALAADS, from the coding sequence ATGCCCGTGGCCCCCCTGGGGGTCGAGGTCCGGCACACGCCGTCCCGCGCGGCGGTGTGCGCGCTGGTCGGCGATCTGGACATCGAGAGCCTCGGGCCCGCCCGGGAGGCGCTCGACCGACTGGTCGCCGAGCGCCCCCCGGCCCTGGTGGTCGACCTGGGACAGGTCGACTTCTGCGACTCCTCCGGACTGAACCTGCTGCTGCAGACCCGGATGGCCGCCGCCGACGTCGACCTCGCGTTCCACCTGGCCGCGCTCTCCGGACCGGTCCGCCACCTGCTCGAGCTGACCGGGGCGAAGGCGGTGTTCACCATCTACGACACGGTGGACGAAGCCCTCGCCGCAGACTCCTGA
- a CDS encoding PRC-barrel domain-containing protein, translated as MIQIADIREWRNHDVVDQDSKKIGSLENIYVDTATDEPYFATVTVGMLGRHRLVFVPVTDAVAGPGYLRVPFGRNDVKSAPSIDPDGVLAAEQEPEVFAHYQLEYVPGATGERRLARR; from the coding sequence ATGATCCAGATCGCCGACATCCGGGAGTGGCGCAACCACGACGTGGTCGACCAGGACAGCAAGAAGATCGGCAGCCTGGAGAACATCTACGTGGACACCGCCACCGACGAGCCGTACTTCGCCACCGTCACGGTCGGCATGCTCGGACGGCACCGCCTGGTGTTCGTACCGGTGACCGACGCCGTGGCCGGCCCCGGCTACCTTCGTGTCCCGTTCGGGCGCAACGACGTCAAGAGCGCGCCGTCCATCGACCCGGACGGGGTGCTGGCGGCCGAGCAGGAGCCCGAGGTGTTCGCCCACTACCAGCTGGAGTACGTCCCGGGCGCCACCGGCGAACGGCGTCTCGCCCGCCGCTGA